One window from the genome of Hoplias malabaricus isolate fHopMal1 chromosome 18, fHopMal1.hap1, whole genome shotgun sequence encodes:
- the tiprl gene encoding TIP41-like protein — MSTMSHGFKSSKQDFTFGPWKVTAAKTHIMKSKDIERLAEEMHMPSLPEMLFGDNVLRIQHTDGYGIEFNAIDALKRVNNALDMVKVACAQEWQESRSDSEHKEVVKRYDWTYTTDYRGTLLGEDLKIKVSPTTERIDLEKLKAREQIMFFEDVLLFEDELHDHGVSMISVKIRVMPTSFFVLLRFFLRVDGVLIRINDTRLYHEAGNNYMLREFSTRESKISALQHIPPAFYTDPNEIAQHLPLKLTECEKLEFPKQELSPTTTAEPQ, encoded by the exons ATGTCGACCATGTCTCATGGCTTTAAAAGCAGCAAGCAGGACTTCACGTTTGGACCATGGAAAGTCACTGCAGCAAAAACCCACATCATGAAGTCTAAAGATATTGAAAG GTTAGCAGAGGAGATGCACATGCCCTCTCTCCCAGAGATGCTTTTTGGAGATAATGTTTTGCGTATTCAGCACACAGATGGATATGGCATTGAATTCAATGCCATTGATGCTCTCAAACGTGTTAACAACGCCCTGGACATGGTGAAAGTGGCTTGTGCTCAGGAATGGCAGGAAAGCAG ATCTGATTCTGAACATAAGGAGGTTGTGAAGCGATACGATTGGACATATACAACAGATTACAGAGGGACATTACTTGGTGAAGACCTGAAAATTAAG GTGTCTCCCACAACAGAGAGAATAGACTTGGAGAAATTGAAGGCTCGGGAACAGATCATGTTTTTTGAGGATGTGTTGCTGTTTGAAGATGAGCTCCATGATCATGGCGTTTCCATGATCAGTGTGAAGATT AGAGTGATGCCCACTAGTTTTTTTGTGCTTCTGCGCTTCTTCCTGAGAGTGGATGGGGTGCTGATTCGGATAAATGACACACGGCTCTACCATGAG GCTGGAAATAACTACATGCTGAGAGAGTTTAGCACACGAGAAAGCAAAATATCAGCACTTCAG caCATCCCTCCTGCCTTCTACACAGACCCTAACGAGATTGCCCAACACTTACCGCTCAAGCTCACAGAGTGTGAGAAGCTGGAGTTCCCCAAACAAGAGCTCTCACCCACGACAACCGCCGAGCCACAGTGA